The Deltaproteobacteria bacterium genome has a window encoding:
- a CDS encoding glycosyltransferase gives MTAAYQPPATYDRRVRPRVSVLLPYRDAADTLDDAVDSVVGQRGVDVELIAIDDGSRDDGPARVARIAGTIALSTGGRGLVAALTAGLRAATANWIARMDADDVCDPDRLAAQVDLMESDPTLGACGTQVDLFGDAPIGDGLRRYVRWQNRLITPEDHARELFVEAPLCHPSVVLRRDALVAVGGWRDTGGPEDYDLWLRLDAAGWRLAKVPRPLLRWRHRAGRMTFSDPRLARARFVDTKAPHLARRLRALGRPIAVWGAGRSGKRLARALERWGAAPALFVDVAASRIGRIARGCTVRDPTALRRGEHAVVVAVGAIGARDDIRAHLDAAGFREGADYWVAA, from the coding sequence ATGACCGCAGCATACCAGCCGCCGGCGACCTATGATCGGCGCGTGCGCCCGCGCGTGTCCGTGCTGCTGCCGTACCGCGACGCCGCCGATACCCTCGACGACGCGGTCGACAGCGTGGTCGGCCAGCGCGGCGTCGACGTCGAACTGATCGCGATCGACGACGGCTCGCGCGACGACGGCCCGGCGCGCGTCGCGCGCATCGCCGGCACGATCGCGCTGTCGACCGGCGGGCGAGGACTCGTGGCGGCGCTCACCGCCGGGCTGCGCGCCGCCACGGCGAACTGGATCGCCCGCATGGACGCCGACGACGTGTGCGATCCGGACCGGCTCGCGGCGCAGGTCGACCTGATGGAGTCCGACCCCACCCTCGGCGCTTGCGGAACGCAGGTCGACCTGTTCGGCGACGCGCCGATCGGCGACGGGTTGCGCCGCTACGTGCGCTGGCAGAACCGCCTCATCACACCGGAAGACCACGCGCGCGAGCTGTTCGTCGAAGCGCCGCTGTGTCACCCGTCGGTGGTGCTGCGCCGCGACGCGCTGGTCGCCGTCGGCGGCTGGCGCGACACCGGCGGCCCCGAAGACTACGACCTGTGGCTGCGGCTCGACGCCGCCGGTTGGCGGCTCGCGAAGGTGCCCCGGCCGCTGCTGCGCTGGCGCCACCGCGCCGGACGGATGACGTTTTCCGACCCGCGCCTCGCGCGCGCGCGGTTCGTCGACACCAAGGCCCCCCACCTGGCTCGCCGGCTGCGCGCGCTCGGCCGGCCGATCGCGGTGTGGGGTGCCGGGCGGTCCGGCAAGCGGCTGGCTCGCGCGCTCGAGCGCTGGGGGGCGGCGCCGGCGCTGTTCGTCGACGTCGCCGCGTCGCGCATCGGCCGCATCGCCCGCGGGTGCACGGTGCGCGACCCGACCGCGCTGCGCCGCGGCGAGCACGCGGTGGTCGTCGCGGTCGGCGCGATCGGCGCGCGCGACGACATCCGCGCGCACCTCGACGCCGCGGGCTTTCGCGAGGGCGCCGACTATTGGGTCGCCGCATAG
- a CDS encoding DNA-3-methyladenine glycosylase 2 family protein — protein MPPDFDLRLTARSHGWYRLAPLAWDAGAGVLRVSIAVDDATAVTARVRQRRDVLTGTIAAATPLSPPQRQRVLAAIRRMVDLDADLSDFHALARRDPRLAWAAERGAGRLLRAPSAFEDLIKIVCTTNCSWSLTETMVARLVDRAGLPAPGGRAFPTPAALARRSERFFREVVRAGYRAPHLLRLARAVARGEVNPDGWADRSDVDALRRELLALPGVGPYAAAHLLRLCGHYDDPGIDAWVRARFQRIYNLRRPPTDARIVRRYRAFGRWLGLALWLDVTRDWHVPQAPAQDAAGPARRSRRRAPTRPGR, from the coding sequence GTGCCGCCCGATTTCGACCTGCGCTTGACCGCGCGCAGTCACGGCTGGTACCGGCTCGCGCCGCTGGCGTGGGACGCCGGTGCCGGCGTGCTGCGCGTGTCGATCGCCGTGGACGACGCGACCGCGGTGACCGCCCGCGTGCGCCAGCGCCGAGACGTGCTCACCGGCACGATCGCCGCCGCCACGCCGCTGTCGCCGCCGCAGCGCCAGCGCGTCCTCGCCGCGATCCGGCGCATGGTCGACCTCGATGCCGACCTGTCCGATTTCCACGCGCTCGCGCGTCGCGATCCGCGGCTCGCGTGGGCAGCCGAGCGGGGCGCGGGCCGCCTGTTGCGCGCGCCGTCGGCGTTCGAGGATCTGATCAAGATCGTGTGTACGACCAACTGTTCGTGGTCGCTCACCGAGACGATGGTGGCGCGGCTGGTGGACCGCGCCGGCTTGCCCGCGCCGGGTGGGCGCGCGTTTCCCACGCCCGCCGCGCTGGCGCGCCGGTCCGAACGGTTCTTCCGCGAGGTGGTGCGCGCCGGCTACCGCGCGCCGCACCTGCTCCGGCTGGCGCGCGCGGTCGCGCGAGGCGAGGTGAACCCCGACGGCTGGGCGGATCGCTCGGACGTCGACGCGCTGCGCCGCGAGCTGCTCGCATTGCCGGGCGTGGGCCCGTACGCGGCCGCGCACTTGCTGCGGCTGTGCGGGCACTACGACGATCCGGGCATCGACGCCTGGGTTCGCGCGCGGTTTCAGCGCATCTACAACCTTCGCCGGCCGCCGACCGACGCGCGCATCGTGCGCCGTTACCGCGCGTTCGGCCGGTGGCTCGGCCTCGCGCTGTGGCTCGACGTGACGCGCGACTGGCACGTGCCGCAGGCGCCTGCGCAAGACGCGGCCGGCCCGGCGCGCCGATCTCGCCGGCGCGCGCCTACACGGCCTGGCCGATGA
- a CDS encoding gamma-glutamylcyclotransferase has product MIYFAYGSNMSRARLEARVGRVVDLGAARLDGYRHAFAKPGLDGSGKGAILVDPNDHVWGVRYELNARQVAVLDDFEGLGTDYRRATVDVAGEPAITYVQVRVVDGLRPTDDYLQYYLDGMREHGIPEEYVDRIRRQARG; this is encoded by the coding sequence GTGATCTACTTCGCCTACGGTTCGAACATGTCGCGCGCGCGCCTCGAAGCGCGCGTCGGCCGCGTCGTCGACCTGGGCGCCGCGCGCCTCGACGGCTACCGGCACGCCTTCGCCAAACCCGGCCTCGACGGCTCGGGCAAGGGCGCGATCCTCGTCGACCCGAACGACCACGTGTGGGGCGTGCGCTACGAGTTGAACGCGCGCCAGGTCGCCGTCCTCGACGACTTCGAGGGGCTCGGCACGGACTACCGGCGGGCGACCGTCGACGTGGCCGGCGAGCCGGCCATCACGTACGTGCAGGTTCGCGTCGTCGACGGGTTGCGCCCGACCGACGACTACCTGCAGTACTACCTCGACGGCATGCGCGAGCACGGCATTCCCGAGGAGTACGTCGATCGCATTCGCCGCCAGGCGCGCGGATGA